The sequence GATGGCCGAGTGGTTGAAGGCGCACGCTTGGAAAGCGTGTTTACCTCACGGTAACGAGGGTTCGAATCCCTCTCCCTCTTCTAAACAAAACTTCTGGAATGTTTTGGACAAAGCATTTCAGAATTTTTTGTAGAAAAAAACAACATACGGTTTTCTGCAGAAACCAAACCTTAAACAAGGGGTACTTAGATGGCTGATGATCAGAGAGTTTATCTTGACGATATTTACGCAAGTGAAGAATGTCAGGGCTCTGTATTCCGCGCCGTTGTCATGATGGCTCAGGAAGCACGTTTCATCAACAAGCAGGCAGGTCAGGGTTACATCCAGTTGACCAAGAAGCCGACCACTATCGCCATGTACAAGTTTAAGGAAGGCAAGCTCTCTATCTCCGAAAAGAAGGCAGAAGAAGCTGTCGAAGCCGCTGAAGAAGTCGAAATGACTACCGAAAACGCAGCACAGGTTACCGCCGCTGCAGACGACGCTTTCGGCGAATAATTTCTACAAAAAGCAATTTAAAAAGCAGTCCTAACGGGCTGCTTTTTTTCGTATCTAGCCCACACGACCACTGTACGGGAAGCATCAGACCCCACCCCACCTCATAAATAAAACAACCGCCGGCATTACGCCGACGGCTGCCACTTCCTAACCCAAATTTAATCAAGCCTACATCTGCCCTTCACGAACGCGGTATGCTTCTGGGAATGCGGCTGCGGCACAATTGTCGCAAAGCATTCTCAGGTGGGTTTCGGCAGCGGTACGCACACGAATGTGTTCGCCACAGCCACCGCAACGTCCCAGGAACACCACAGACAAGGAAGATGTCTGAACGTTTTCCAATGCACCGGCAGCCTCACCCTTACGACGCACCATGTTGCGATAGACGATTTCGCCATTGGGCTTCAGGATCGTTTCGCGAACGACATCGCAGTTAAAGCTACGGCCCTTGCGATTCTTCATTCGAATCACAAAGCTGTTCTGGTCAGCAGTATTCTTGTAGTTTTCCCAGTCCTGCACATAGCGGCACAGATCTGTAACATAATGCCACGGGATTTCGGATTCATTGAAACCGAAAAGGCGACAGAAACGCTTATTTGCGCTAATGAGACGGCCGTGTTCGCTAACCTCGAAGCAGGCCAATTCCATAACGTTTGATTCTACGGTGTTCATAAACTCCTCCCCCTGAGATAGTACCTGTAAAGTACATCGGCTGAAGTGATTGCTTTTGCACCCAATCGCACATCGTCAAGCTTGACGTTTACGTTTTCCTTCCCAAAGAAAATCGGTTCATCCGAAGGCTGGATAACGCCCACAGATACAGGCATTTCAGCATCCAGGGATCCATCCTTATACAGGTTCAAATTCTTTCCGTCCCAGGTAACTACATAGTTCACCCAAGTTCCATACTCCACCGGAGCACTGGCAACAACGGCATTGGCGCAACTCAACGAATCACCGGAACCATCGGCAAGGAAGAATGCCACACTGGGAGATTCAACACCGCACTCCTTGTTCACAAGGGCAAAGCTGAACACGTTCTTCACATCTTCGTCGCCAAAACCAAGCTTACCCACAATATTCCTGCGGAACGGCTCATCCTCCCCGACAGAATCAAACATTGCCAAAACTTCGAAAGTCAATTCAGAGACGCTATCCAAGGCTCCCTGGTCACTTTCAATAACACCGAACTGGTCCACAGATTTCAGATGCAAAGCCATTCCATCCAAGCCCTTTTCCAGATCTTCCACACCGTAGATAACAAGCGAACCCATTCGGCCACGGGCATCCATGGCAACCTTGGAGCCTTCGGAATCCCACAGATAATCCATGGACCACCAACTCAAAAGACCATATTCCGAAGAAACCGGCAATTGGAACAGGTTTTCTTCGACAACGCCCAAAGAATCAAAAGCCTCGGACAGGTCCACATCGTCCATTTCATACATCATGGAGGACGGAAGAGGTCCAAGGAACTTCACAGCACTATCCGCAAAATCAAGAGCGTAGATAGAATTCTCGTAACGGATGGGATCCGGAGAGGAGACCTGTACAAACTGCGCCGTGGACGGAATTCCATTGAATTCAAAATCACCCTTGGCATCGGTTTCAACAGACCACATGGAACCCGGCAAGGAGACGGTCACGCCTTCAGGCTTGATGCCAGATTCAAGAACCACACGGCCCTTGAAATCCATGGTTTTGCTCAAATCCAGTTTCAGTTCAATAATCGTTCCTTCAAAATCAACAGTCTTGTAGACAGCCTCGGAATCGATAACGGAAGAAACCGCATAGAATCCACGACGTTCAAGATACATTCCAAAATTGCCATCTTCGTCGGTCGTATCGCTCACAACGATAGAGCCGGCAGACATATGTCGCGCAAGAACAACCGCGCCACCAACAGGAGAACCGTCAGCACTGCGAAGGACGCCCGCAATGGTATTCGTCTCTTCGCCAAAACCACCGACAAGATGATCATCTTCAGAAGGGGTTGTGCAAGCAACGAGGTAAGCCGCAAGGGAAAGGGCAGAAGCGAACTTCTTATTCAGCATTTCCGCCTCCCTTGTCAAGAGCCTTGGTCAGAGGGAAAAACTGAATGTTCATGCGGTACACACGTTCTTCGCCCTGATCTTCCATAACGATAGCGCCGATTCTACGTCGAAAATCAGCGATTTCCTTAGAAATCTTGGCAAAGGCCGCTTCAGAAATACCCATGGTCATGCCGGAAACGTCACGTTCAGCCACCGGAACAACATCCAAGGACTGCACGGCAAGTTCGCCCATCTGGCGGTGCATATCACGAATGGCCAGAGATGCGGTTTCCAGATTACCCGTGGTAATGGACTTGCTACCTTGAACAAAGTTTCCCTGTTCATCTTTCTGCAGAAGAGCCGTCTTCTGAAGAAGATTCAAGGACTTCTTAATCTGGGCGGCATCCACATCAAAAACAAACTTTTCAGCCATCTTGGCCGGAGTTGCCCCATGCATCTGGGGAGC is a genomic window of Fibrobacter sp. containing:
- a CDS encoding TIGR02147 family protein — its product is MKPVMEYNSYRVYIRDYYAERKDRSGFTWRDFAKDAGYSSPVFLKLVCDGKSNLSDVGVERVASAMGLVGVDLQYFRLLVAFDHEKDSAPKKRIYAEMRKLAKDNFVALVGEDQYDYYDNWVNPVLREVAPQMHGATPAKMAEKFVFDVDAAQIKKSLNLLQKTALLQKDEQGNFVQGSKSITTGNLETASLAIRDMHRQMGELAVQSLDVVPVAERDVSGMTMGISEAAFAKISKEIADFRRRIGAIVMEDQGEERVYRMNIQFFPLTKALDKGGGNAE
- a CDS encoding PAS domain-containing protein produces the protein MNTVESNVMELACFEVSEHGRLISANKRFCRLFGFNESEIPWHYVTDLCRYVQDWENYKNTADQNSFVIRMKNRKGRSFNCDVVRETILKPNGEIVYRNMVRRKGEAAGALENVQTSSLSVVFLGRCGGCGEHIRVRTAAETHLRMLCDNCAAAAFPEAYRVREGQM